One window of the Emticicia oligotrophica DSM 17448 genome contains the following:
- a CDS encoding helicase-related protein has translation MAFNQKNTLLQNIKAVELAFQLNKNNQNLTSEQIQLLQSYAGFGGIKAILNPIFDDGAWKTQVDIELRPLLQQFYQIIYENVGETQFQEYYNSLKASVLTSFYTPSPITLEIGKALKDTGLQSSKFLDPSAGIGQFQQSFIDAGLKHQDSLMFEKDLLAGLILSALYGKNQVRNQGFEEISSRYTNHFEIVSSNIPFGDLNVWDASFINDKTKRISCKAIHNYFFYKAIDITQEGGVIAFITSNGVMNSPTNDPIRQYLMRKSDLVSAVRFPHNLFSENAGTSVGSDLIILQKNTLKTTLTDKERSFVRNIRNGEIVSNDYYTKNDNIIFTKQKIDTDQYGKTAIIYHHEAGVSGIADKMTAILKRDFSEHFKLENFQNSKVKTPIFIQNDLFSELYNQSIPFTQPLKNHYRVGTLIEQNDRVGKITSIDFSNNTANFLQVDYSKLEENKVKNYLLIRDTYINLFDYEKEYSEENHQLRDNLNELYNEFYEKFGNLNVKENVGLILTDFHGKEILTLERAKNGEFIKADIFTEPVSFSKVQIENFNADEALIASLNKLGNVNLEYMSSISKKSKEQLINDLQNKIFYNPIDKNFEIKDKFLSGDIVTKLQAFKNLSESLPSSQFIKDSILFLEENQPTKIPFELLDFNFGERWIPTKIYSDYATNLFNTRIVVNYSSSSDEFSVKSPYNSSNALISSQFAVQSQSRLYDGISLMNYALLNTSPEITKNIFIDGKEIKVKDSEAIRLANSKIDAIRESFIEWLNRQDDQFKDNLAELYNQKFNCYIKPQYDGSHQKFTDLNYRNLGITDLYKSQKDAVWMLLQNEGGVADHEVGSGKTLIMCVTAYEMKRLGLANKPLIIGLKANVHQIAETFRSAYPDAKLLYPGQQDFTPENRIKLFNDIKNNSWDCIILTHDQFGKIPQSPLIQKQILGEELRNLELDLDVLRSQGKEVSKSLLKGLEKRKENLSSNLKNIEYQINQKKDNITDFQAIGIDHIFIDESHRFKNLTFTTRHNRVAGLGNIDGSQRSLNLLYAIRTIQERKGKDLCATFLSGTTISNSLTELYLIFKYLRPRALEKQNIVNFDAWASVYAKKTTDFEFSVTNKIIQKERFRYFIKVPELAMFYNQITDYRTAQMIGIDRPMAQQILVSIPPTPQQEIFIQKLMKFSETGDATLLGRSPLVGAEENAKMLIATNYAKKMAVDMRLISPQYEDHPNNKLSQCAKRLFKHYQETNPHLGTQLVFSDIGTYKPATWNIYSELKRKLVDEYGLKPSEIRFVQEFTSNLQREKLFEDVNSGKVRILMGSTETMGTGVNVQKRIVAMHHLDIPWKPSEFDQRVGRGSRKGNVIAKEHYGNTVKNYIYAVEKSLDNYKFNLLQNKSLFISQIKNSNMATRRIDEGSLDEQNGMNFNEYIAILSGNTDLLEKAKIEKKIGSLEAEKQSYLKDIANNRNKLDALLNNNDKTEKILSSLYKDFEKLQSNSKFDEMGNRLNLFNLKTIDTSNPEEIGKYLIRISKTLDTKGNSVSIGNIYGFDIQVRTELYFNDFGRQKDNLFIVKSDNLSYRHNNGIILTENPKTAIKQFINSLEKIPSLIDDNQKRLARLGGEIKILQDYVNSKWSKESDLKALKSELKLVEKRIESSMEVASKEIKNEEKPKLQSTISSKKAIRI, from the coding sequence ATGGCTTTTAATCAAAAAAACACACTTCTTCAAAATATTAAAGCTGTTGAATTGGCTTTCCAACTAAATAAAAATAATCAAAATCTAACTTCTGAACAGATTCAACTACTCCAATCCTATGCGGGATTCGGTGGTATAAAAGCAATACTAAATCCGATTTTCGATGATGGTGCATGGAAAACACAAGTTGATATTGAATTACGACCATTACTCCAACAGTTTTACCAAATTATTTATGAAAATGTTGGAGAAACACAATTCCAAGAATATTATAACAGCCTCAAAGCGAGTGTACTGACCAGTTTTTATACCCCATCACCTATTACTTTAGAAATTGGTAAAGCGTTAAAGGACACAGGCCTACAATCATCAAAATTTCTCGACCCTTCCGCAGGTATTGGGCAATTTCAACAGTCATTTATTGATGCGGGATTGAAACATCAAGATAGTTTGATGTTTGAAAAAGATTTATTAGCTGGTTTGATATTATCAGCTCTTTATGGAAAAAATCAAGTAAGGAATCAAGGTTTTGAAGAAATTAGCTCAAGATATACCAATCATTTTGAAATTGTCTCATCAAATATTCCGTTTGGAGATTTGAATGTTTGGGATGCAAGCTTTATCAATGATAAAACTAAAAGAATTTCTTGTAAAGCCATTCATAATTATTTTTTCTACAAAGCAATTGATATAACGCAAGAAGGTGGAGTTATTGCATTCATTACATCAAATGGGGTAATGAACTCCCCTACCAACGACCCAATTAGGCAATATTTAATGCGAAAAAGTGATTTAGTTTCTGCCGTTCGTTTTCCACACAACCTGTTTAGTGAAAATGCAGGAACAAGTGTTGGTAGTGATTTGATAATTCTACAAAAGAACACACTAAAAACAACATTGACGGACAAAGAAAGAAGTTTTGTCAGAAATATTAGAAACGGAGAAATAGTAAGTAATGATTATTATACTAAAAATGACAATATCATTTTTACAAAACAAAAAATAGATACCGACCAATATGGAAAAACTGCAATAATTTATCATCATGAGGCGGGCGTTTCTGGGATAGCAGACAAAATGACTGCTATACTGAAACGAGACTTTAGTGAACATTTTAAGTTAGAGAACTTCCAGAATAGTAAAGTAAAAACGCCCATTTTCATACAAAATGATTTGTTTTCAGAATTATACAATCAATCAATTCCTTTTACTCAGCCATTAAAAAATCATTATCGAGTTGGCACTCTCATAGAACAAAATGATAGAGTCGGAAAAATTACAAGCATTGATTTTTCAAACAATACGGCTAATTTTTTGCAAGTCGATTATTCAAAATTAGAGGAAAATAAAGTAAAAAATTACCTTCTTATAAGGGATACATATATCAATCTTTTTGATTACGAAAAGGAATATTCGGAAGAGAATCATCAACTAAGAGATAATCTGAATGAATTATACAATGAATTTTATGAAAAATTTGGTAATCTAAACGTCAAAGAAAATGTAGGACTGATATTAACGGATTTTCATGGCAAAGAAATTTTAACACTTGAACGTGCAAAAAATGGGGAATTCATAAAGGCTGATATTTTTACAGAACCCGTTTCTTTCTCTAAAGTACAAATTGAAAACTTCAACGCAGATGAAGCACTAATTGCTTCTCTTAATAAATTGGGAAATGTGAATCTTGAATACATGTCAAGCATTTCAAAAAAAAGCAAAGAACAACTTATCAATGACCTCCAAAATAAAATATTCTATAACCCTATCGATAAGAATTTTGAAATCAAAGACAAATTTTTGTCTGGAGATATTGTCACAAAGCTTCAGGCATTTAAAAATTTATCCGAATCATTACCCAGTAGTCAGTTTATCAAAGATTCTATCTTATTCTTAGAGGAAAATCAACCAACTAAAATTCCTTTTGAATTATTGGATTTCAATTTTGGTGAGCGATGGATTCCTACAAAAATATATTCCGATTATGCGACAAATCTTTTCAATACTCGTATTGTTGTCAATTATTCATCTTCATCTGACGAATTTTCTGTAAAGAGTCCTTATAATAGTTCTAATGCACTAATCAGCTCACAGTTTGCCGTGCAAAGTCAAAGTCGATTGTATGACGGTATTTCATTGATGAACTATGCACTTTTAAATACAAGTCCCGAGATTACAAAGAATATTTTTATAGATGGGAAGGAAATAAAAGTAAAGGATAGTGAAGCGATTCGACTGGCAAATAGTAAAATTGATGCTATAAGAGAGTCTTTTATCGAATGGCTAAATAGACAAGATGACCAATTCAAGGACAACTTAGCAGAACTTTATAATCAAAAATTTAATTGCTATATCAAGCCTCAATATGATGGTTCTCACCAGAAATTTACAGATTTAAATTATCGGAATTTGGGTATAACAGACCTCTATAAATCACAAAAAGATGCGGTTTGGATGTTGTTGCAGAATGAAGGTGGGGTCGCCGACCATGAAGTAGGTTCGGGCAAAACATTGATTATGTGTGTAACCGCCTATGAAATGAAGCGATTAGGCTTGGCTAATAAACCACTTATTATAGGCTTGAAAGCCAATGTTCACCAAATAGCAGAGACTTTTCGTTCTGCATATCCTGATGCTAAACTACTCTACCCTGGACAACAAGACTTTACACCTGAAAACAGAATAAAATTATTTAATGACATAAAGAATAACTCATGGGATTGTATAATCCTTACTCATGACCAATTTGGTAAAATTCCGCAATCTCCACTCATTCAAAAGCAAATTTTAGGAGAGGAATTACGCAATTTAGAATTAGATTTAGATGTTTTGAGAAGTCAAGGCAAAGAAGTTTCAAAATCACTTTTAAAAGGTTTAGAAAAACGCAAAGAAAACCTAAGTTCTAATTTAAAAAATATCGAGTATCAAATAAACCAGAAAAAAGATAATATAACCGACTTTCAAGCAATAGGCATCGACCATATATTTATTGATGAAAGCCATCGTTTTAAAAATCTGACCTTCACTACTCGTCATAATCGTGTGGCAGGATTGGGAAATATTGATGGAAGCCAACGCTCGCTGAATCTACTTTACGCCATACGAACGATACAAGAACGAAAAGGAAAAGACTTGTGTGCAACTTTTCTTTCAGGTACAACTATTTCTAATTCGTTGACCGAACTTTATCTAATTTTCAAATATCTACGTCCAAGAGCTTTAGAAAAGCAAAACATTGTCAATTTCGACGCTTGGGCATCTGTCTATGCCAAAAAGACTACTGATTTTGAGTTTTCGGTTACAAATAAAATTATTCAGAAAGAGCGATTTAGGTATTTTATTAAAGTACCTGAGCTGGCCATGTTTTATAATCAAATTACTGATTATAGAACAGCTCAAATGATAGGTATTGATAGGCCGATGGCTCAACAAATTTTGGTGAGCATCCCTCCCACCCCACAACAAGAAATTTTCATTCAAAAACTAATGAAATTCTCAGAAACTGGCGATGCTACTTTACTTGGGCGTTCTCCGTTGGTAGGAGCTGAAGAAAATGCCAAAATGTTGATAGCAACAAACTATGCAAAAAAAATGGCGGTTGATATGAGATTAATAAGTCCACAATATGAAGACCATCCTAACAATAAACTTTCACAGTGTGCGAAAAGACTTTTCAAACACTACCAAGAAACCAATCCACATTTAGGAACTCAGTTGGTATTTTCAGATATTGGCACATACAAACCCGCTACTTGGAACATCTATTCTGAATTAAAAAGAAAATTGGTAGATGAATATGGATTAAAACCATCAGAAATTAGATTCGTACAAGAGTTTACCAGTAATTTACAACGAGAAAAACTCTTTGAAGACGTAAATTCAGGTAAAGTACGTATTTTGATGGGTTCAACAGAAACTATGGGTACAGGCGTGAACGTTCAGAAAAGGATTGTCGCAATGCACCATTTGGATATTCCTTGGAAACCATCAGAATTTGACCAAAGGGTTGGTCGAGGCTCTCGAAAGGGTAATGTGATTGCCAAAGAGCATTACGGTAATACTGTAAAAAACTATATTTATGCTGTTGAAAAAAGTTTGGACAATTACAAATTTAACCTACTTCAAAATAAATCGCTGTTTATATCACAAATAAAAAACAGTAATATGGCCACTCGAAGAATTGATGAGGGCTCATTAGATGAACAAAATGGAATGAACTTTAACGAATACATTGCCATCTTGTCGGGAAATACTGATTTATTAGAAAAAGCAAAAATTGAGAAAAAAATTGGATCGCTTGAAGCTGAAAAACAATCCTATTTGAAAGATATTGCCAATAATCGAAACAAATTAGATGCTCTACTGAACAATAACGATAAAACAGAAAAAATTCTAAGCTCCTTGTATAAGGATTTTGAGAAACTTCAATCAAATTCAAAATTTGATGAAATGGGTAATCGTTTAAATTTATTCAACCTAAAAACGATTGATACCTCAAATCCTGAAGAGATTGGCAAATATTTAATTAGAATTAGCAAAACGCTTGATACAAAAGGGAACTCAGTAAGTATTGGAAATATCTATGGATTTGATATTCAGGTCAGAACAGAATTATATTTTAACGACTTTGGCAGACAAAAAGACAATCTATTTATTGTCAAATCTGATAATTTGAGCTATCGCCACAACAACGGTATCATACTAACAGAAAACCCTAAAACCGCAATTAAACAATTCATAAATTCATTAGAAAAAATACCTTCACTGATTGACGATAACCAAAAAAGGCTTGCTCGATTAGGTGGTGAAATTAAAATTTTGCAAGATTATGTCAATAGCAAATGGTCAAAAGAAAGTGATTTGAAGGCTCTAAAATCAGAATTAAAATTAGTTGAAAAACGAATTGAAAGTTCAATGGAAGTTGCCAGTAAGGAAATAAAGAATGAAGAAAAGCCCAAGCTCCAAAGTACAATTTCTTCAAAAAAAGCAATAAGAATTTAA
- a CDS encoding relaxase/mobilization nuclease domain-containing protein, giving the protein MIGKTTTGGNIRGLLNYCYFENSTSKKKNIRGEYIFSQNLQVKKDFNGELNLSDIATQFTEVAVLNPNCKQSFWHQSFSFPKEENPSNNLLEKIIVDFSLEFGFYEKQMIAFRHYDKEHHHFHIIASRVNLDGGKAVKTSNNFIKTHQFCRKMEEKYGLKPLEAQRQNLIDGKTKELKNQYSVFLRVLIDENLHKIKSVDELEKILNQNGVSVEKGRGITFILPDKRIRIKGSDLGKPYSLGNLEKRIKGTFENEQLENSELAKLKQVIDKVLIHTKSFDELKSKLAENQYQIYMIAKVGRRELKFVKDDFNHKYILGSDLGQTYSYENMLSKLKENNPKSFESNFDKPFLADLLATARGNHQAEIDLAKIDQSLSKNRGEVGIKLKNTKAKGFKK; this is encoded by the coding sequence ATGATTGGAAAAACGACAACAGGCGGAAATATAAGAGGGTTATTAAACTATTGTTATTTTGAAAATTCAACCTCAAAAAAGAAAAATATACGAGGTGAGTATATTTTCTCGCAGAACCTGCAAGTAAAAAAAGATTTCAATGGCGAGTTGAATCTATCAGATATTGCAACTCAATTTACGGAGGTGGCAGTACTGAATCCGAATTGCAAGCAATCTTTTTGGCATCAAAGTTTTTCGTTTCCGAAGGAAGAAAATCCAAGCAATAATCTTTTAGAAAAAATTATAGTTGATTTTAGCTTAGAGTTTGGATTTTATGAAAAGCAAATGATTGCTTTTAGACATTATGATAAAGAACATCATCATTTTCATATTATAGCCAGTAGAGTAAATTTAGATGGTGGAAAAGCTGTAAAAACCTCTAATAATTTTATAAAAACCCATCAGTTTTGTCGAAAAATGGAAGAAAAATATGGATTAAAACCACTTGAAGCCCAGAGGCAAAACCTGATAGATGGAAAAACAAAAGAACTAAAAAATCAATATTCAGTATTTTTAAGAGTGTTGATAGATGAAAACTTACATAAAATTAAATCAGTTGATGAATTAGAAAAAATATTAAATCAAAATGGTGTTAGCGTAGAAAAGGGTAGGGGGATAACCTTTATTTTACCAGATAAGAGAATCAGAATCAAAGGAAGTGATTTGGGTAAACCCTATTCACTTGGTAATTTAGAGAAAAGGATAAAAGGTACTTTTGAGAATGAACAATTGGAAAATTCGGAACTCGCTAAACTCAAACAAGTAATAGATAAAGTATTAATACACACAAAAAGTTTTGATGAATTAAAGTCGAAATTAGCTGAAAATCAATATCAAATTTATATGATTGCTAAAGTGGGTAGGAGAGAATTGAAGTTTGTGAAAGACGATTTTAACCATAAATATATACTTGGTTCAGATTTAGGACAAACCTATAGTTATGAAAATATGCTTAGTAAACTTAAAGAAAATAATCCTAAAAGTTTTGAATCAAATTTTGATAAGCCATTTCTTGCAGATTTATTAGCAACAGCACGGGGTAATCATCAAGCAGAAATAGATTTGGCAAAAATAGACCAAAGTTTAAGCAAGAATAGGGGAGAAGTGGGTATAAAATTGAAAAATACCAAAGCAAAAGGCTTTAAGAAATAA
- a CDS encoding plasmid mobilization protein, with the protein MKTNKGGRPKLTTEKKSASIIIHLTLDEKKQINANATKLNLSESEYARNLVFDKLEKHPKFRMLPYEIRKELNEIKKISGLLKLLALKVKADEILKIKFQEAENRIFNSVRTAEKFILHEIMNPQFLQTLDIVIDQITCISEEDLSSGREFIKLKSLLLDLKRQHTNYYQ; encoded by the coding sequence ATGAAAACAAATAAAGGTGGAAGACCAAAATTGACGACTGAGAAAAAGAGTGCGTCAATTATCATTCATTTAACACTTGATGAAAAAAAACAAATCAATGCAAACGCTACAAAGTTGAATTTGAGTGAGAGTGAATATGCTCGAAATTTGGTTTTTGACAAACTTGAAAAACATCCCAAGTTTAGAATGTTACCTTATGAAATTAGGAAAGAATTGAATGAAATAAAGAAAATATCTGGATTATTAAAATTATTGGCTTTAAAGGTAAAAGCAGATGAAATACTTAAAATTAAATTTCAAGAGGCAGAAAACAGAATTTTTAATTCGGTGCGAACAGCTGAAAAATTTATTTTACACGAAATAATGAATCCGCAATTTTTGCAGACCCTTGATATAGTGATTGACCAAATAACCTGTATTTCAGAAGAAGATTTGAGCAGTGGGAGAGAGTTCATAAAACTGAAATCACTATTGCTTGATTTAAAAAGGCAGCATACGAATTATTACCAGTAG